A stretch of the Glutamicibacter sp. JL.03c genome encodes the following:
- a CDS encoding sugar phosphate isomerase/epimerase family protein, translating into MKLGVYNAILHDRPLHEALKVIADLGLTGIELNTGGFLPPTHVPNIDQILESDTARDDFLAIFQDTGVQIAGLNCNGNPLHPNPGIGDKHAQDIRRSIKLAARLGQHRVVTMSGLPGGEPGATRVNWAVNAWNSAALDQLDYQYSLAASFWKDIDALAQDHDVKIALELHPQNVAFNPASFRELVERAGTSNIGVELDASHLFWQQMDPVAVVRDLGSWVFHAAAKDVRINPAAAIQGVLDNSFRKLRSDEPRTNLGEDEWANEWPKNSAWDFVALGKGHDTAFWTEFLRALHEVDPEMLVNIEHEDTELGRVEGLEVAAKVLLDADASLAVSLATN; encoded by the coding sequence GTGAAACTCGGAGTCTACAACGCCATCCTCCACGACCGCCCCCTGCACGAAGCCCTGAAGGTCATTGCCGACCTCGGACTCACCGGCATTGAACTGAACACCGGTGGATTCTTGCCGCCCACCCATGTACCGAATATTGACCAGATCCTTGAAAGCGACACCGCGCGGGACGACTTCCTGGCAATTTTCCAGGACACCGGCGTTCAGATTGCAGGATTGAACTGCAATGGCAATCCGCTGCACCCCAACCCGGGCATCGGAGACAAGCACGCTCAGGACATTCGTCGCAGTATCAAGCTCGCCGCGCGACTGGGCCAGCACCGCGTGGTGACCATGTCCGGATTACCCGGCGGCGAACCCGGGGCCACCCGGGTCAACTGGGCCGTCAACGCATGGAACTCGGCGGCCTTGGACCAGCTGGACTACCAGTACTCTCTCGCCGCCAGCTTCTGGAAGGATATTGACGCTCTGGCGCAGGACCACGACGTCAAGATCGCGCTGGAACTGCATCCGCAAAATGTTGCCTTCAACCCTGCCAGCTTCCGCGAACTGGTCGAGCGGGCCGGGACCAGCAACATCGGCGTCGAGCTTGATGCCTCGCACCTGTTCTGGCAGCAGATGGATCCGGTGGCTGTGGTGCGCGATCTCGGATCATGGGTCTTCCACGCGGCGGCCAAGGACGTGCGCATCAATCCGGCGGCGGCCATCCAGGGCGTACTGGATAACAGCTTCCGCAAGCTGCGCAGCGATGAACCCCGGACCAACCTGGGCGAGGACGAGTGGGCCAACGAGTGGCCGAAGAACTCGGCATGGGACTTCGTGGCACTGGGCAAGGGCCATGACACGGCCTTCTGGACCGAATTCCTTCGCGCCCTGCACGAGGTGGATCCCGAGATGCTGGTGAACATCGAGCATGAGGATACCGAATTGGGGCGGGTGGAAGGGCTGGAAGTAGCTGCCAAGGTGCTGCTCGACGCCGATGCCTCCTTGGCCGTCTCGCTGGCCACGAACTAG